One window of Meiothermus sp. Pnk-1 genomic DNA carries:
- the cas2 gene encoding CRISPR-associated endonuclease Cas2 yields the protein MSAERFYTITYDIPDDGRPVKVANTLKGFGERVQLSVFECWLSPAQLQQLKQLLQKRLEPTEDGVRIYPVGGAVEVLGVGRISENPDYLILKTCLPYGQSN from the coding sequence ATGTCTGCCGAACGTTTCTACACCATCACCTACGACATCCCCGACGATGGCCGCCCGGTCAAGGTGGCCAACACCCTCAAGGGCTTTGGCGAGCGGGTGCAGCTCTCGGTCTTCGAGTGCTGGCTCAGCCCGGCACAGCTTCAGCAGCTCAAGCAGCTTTTGCAGAAGAGGCTCGAGCCCACCGAGGACGGCGTGCGCATCTACCCCGTAGGCGGAGCGGTAGAGGTGCTGGGTGTGGGCCGAATCTCCGAAAACCCCGACTACCTGATCCTTAAAACGTGTTTGCCCTACGGGCAAAGCAACTAG
- a CDS encoding LptF/LptG family permease: MLRRYLIRETLGLYTVGILIFIGLLTTDLLSSLSGVLLRQNTPLSDVLQLVLYRLPYTLGIALPLGLVFSLLVTLSRWIRQSELKAAYAAGVPPRSLIWPVLLLGLAVSAAALWNEGWIKPEAQARFDAVQYRIYYGAQLSGVLSDKVYAPEGLGVYYAQHIYPDPEGARLEGVRVIEPGGAIWSADRGRWLEKSWQLEDAYRVDPDGKVTQVSRQPLPFPARFVPQSSSSGALTLRLPDLHAAARVDPSVRFTLARTYANALGALVLAWLAIVVGLSLRESAWAFIGIVALIFGYWVLWTASAQFAKFDVWGAYGAWLPNLVYGALAAWGTVRLLR, encoded by the coding sequence ATGCTTCGGCGTTATCTCATTCGCGAGACCCTAGGGCTTTACACGGTCGGCATCCTGATCTTTATCGGCTTGCTGACCACAGATCTCCTCTCCTCGCTGTCGGGAGTGTTGTTGCGCCAAAACACCCCGCTTTCCGACGTGCTACAACTGGTACTCTACCGCCTTCCCTACACGCTGGGGATCGCCTTACCGCTGGGGTTGGTATTTTCCCTGCTAGTCACCTTATCCCGCTGGATTCGCCAATCCGAACTCAAAGCGGCCTACGCAGCAGGAGTGCCTCCCAGAAGCTTGATTTGGCCAGTGCTCTTGTTGGGCTTGGCCGTATCGGCGGCAGCCTTATGGAACGAAGGCTGGATCAAGCCCGAGGCTCAGGCGCGTTTCGACGCCGTGCAGTACCGGATCTATTACGGCGCCCAGCTTTCGGGGGTGCTTAGCGATAAGGTTTATGCACCGGAGGGTCTGGGGGTCTACTATGCGCAGCACATCTACCCCGACCCTGAGGGGGCCCGCCTCGAGGGCGTGCGGGTGATCGAACCCGGAGGAGCCATCTGGAGCGCCGACCGGGGGCGCTGGCTGGAAAAATCCTGGCAGCTCGAGGACGCCTACCGGGTGGACCCGGACGGCAAAGTCACCCAAGTAAGCCGCCAACCCCTTCCCTTCCCAGCACGGTTCGTCCCTCAGAGCAGTTCCTCGGGGGCGCTCACCCTACGGCTCCCAGACCTGCACGCAGCGGCTCGGGTAGACCCTTCGGTGCGCTTCACCCTGGCCCGCACCTACGCCAACGCCCTGGGGGCTTTGGTGCTGGCTTGGCTGGCTATTGTGGTGGGGTTGTCTTTACGTGAATCAGCCTGGGCTTTTATCGGCATCGTGGCCCTGATCTTCGGCTACTGGGTACTCTGGACGGCCTCGGCGCAGTTCGCCAAGTTCGACGTCTGGGGGGCTTACGGCGCCTGGCTTCCCAACCTGGTGTACGGCGCCCTTGCCGCCTGGGGCACGGTGAGGTTATTGCGATGA
- a CDS encoding putative toxin-antitoxin system toxin component, PIN family codes for MRKAAILIQPKHRPQLSPDPDDNPILAIAVEGQADALITGDKGHLLSLKVRGLRIATVRQFLREIS; via the coding sequence CTGCGCAAAGCCGCGATCCTGATCCAGCCCAAACATCGCCCCCAGCTCTCGCCCGACCCCGACGATAACCCGATCTTGGCAATCGCCGTCGAGGGCCAAGCTGATGCGCTGATAACCGGTGACAAAGGCCACTTGCTCTCGCTCAAGGTGCGCGGCCTCCGCATCGCCACGGTGCGGCAGTTTCTCAGGGAGATTTCGTGA
- a CDS encoding LPS-assembly protein LptD, with protein sequence MKWTGGMAVFLLFLSALAQSAPAEGSPQARTLRIVEADRLELRNEGTEEIIILTGNPVRMVRGDDRIEAERIIYNRTRKKLHLLGAVRLNDRENRVVEAEQLDLDASDDSFEAISVKIQSGQFDLTGPLCQRAAGQILLSEGYLTPCARCGQAVDDYGFRAKEVLLYPGDRIIARGVWVLLKGQPVLYLPVLLLHLSERRPRLELGQDDTLGWWAQADLPYVSDFGLGFTLLRYYENRGWGLGFDHWGTDVAREHYRFLLLPPNPNLPGVPQLQYSAEYRLEEPDWRYEVNLKRDDAASDALPGRFENLGGRALLTDVDVNISKRRGEPTLRFSLRGVIDHDPLTPRPGDVQRIPEVEVGFPQGYRAGGFSLTARMVVGIYGAPPNPANRSARQAFGSYGYAGRALLEHAESYNAQLWSGASFSFSNRFLGYYYSTRNPDGEYERQIDWTTSASFRQVLGSFSLSLSLNRTAREGENPFSGVDPSPSQRATRQTRLGINLNYTQGPFSLSASTTRLLENSLNPGVLNTSPYDALTLTLGYSSSPLRTTLTHTRDLNEGKNLTTSGSLQYTPQPFSFGVNTSYNWDWQERGVQRWGPLNLSAGYALPGGNVSLSHARDLNTGWGQNTTFSLTLRDNLDSYTLSQTVTDANPAQNTPATLSGSARAIWGVHSLSFSDAFRFQIPDPAITDPSEDTANLTLAYSNSFSNTNLSLNGVWYFRDGYVKNPLLSFSQILRDPGRTLTLRGVWHFPERDQPYHYLQTLSFVGGLEVFPAPLLPEDPPGLAIQGGLNLNRTPDSGKFALVVSDFGPTFSFVGAERTRLFLSAFFSGSASAFPGDSLLGLLKPRIVVVLDRCCWAMRFTLDAQKNAATLSFLYGGQAADFLLDQSGFQFPGLGNRSTP encoded by the coding sequence ATGAAATGGACCGGGGGAATGGCCGTTTTTCTGCTCTTTCTCTCCGCCCTGGCCCAAAGCGCCCCTGCGGAGGGTTCTCCCCAAGCCCGTACCCTGCGCATCGTCGAGGCCGACCGGCTCGAGCTGCGCAACGAGGGCACGGAGGAGATCATCATCCTCACCGGCAACCCGGTGCGGATGGTGCGGGGTGACGACCGAATCGAAGCGGAGCGGATCATCTACAACCGTACCCGGAAAAAGCTGCACTTGCTCGGCGCGGTACGGCTCAACGACAGGGAAAACCGGGTGGTGGAGGCCGAGCAGCTCGATCTTGACGCCAGCGACGATAGCTTCGAGGCCATAAGCGTCAAGATCCAGTCCGGCCAGTTCGACCTCACCGGCCCTCTCTGCCAACGGGCCGCCGGGCAGATCCTGCTCAGCGAAGGCTACCTGACCCCCTGCGCCCGCTGCGGGCAAGCGGTGGACGACTATGGCTTCCGGGCCAAGGAGGTACTCCTATACCCCGGCGACCGCATCATCGCCCGCGGGGTGTGGGTGCTCCTCAAAGGCCAGCCGGTGCTCTACTTGCCGGTGCTGCTGCTTCACCTCTCGGAGCGGCGACCCCGGCTCGAGCTCGGCCAGGACGACACCCTGGGCTGGTGGGCGCAGGCCGACTTGCCCTACGTGAGCGATTTCGGCCTCGGCTTCACCCTGCTGCGCTACTACGAGAACCGCGGCTGGGGGTTGGGGTTCGACCACTGGGGTACCGACGTGGCCCGCGAGCACTACCGCTTTTTGCTCCTGCCGCCCAACCCCAACCTACCGGGGGTCCCCCAACTCCAGTACAGCGCGGAGTACAGACTAGAGGAACCCGACTGGCGCTACGAGGTCAACCTCAAGCGCGACGACGCGGCTAGCGATGCGCTGCCCGGCCGTTTCGAAAACCTCGGGGGGCGGGCCTTACTCACTGACGTGGACGTGAACATCAGCAAGCGCCGGGGTGAACCGACCTTACGCTTTTCGTTGCGCGGGGTGATCGACCACGACCCCCTCACCCCGCGCCCGGGCGACGTGCAGCGCATCCCCGAGGTAGAGGTGGGCTTCCCCCAGGGGTACCGCGCGGGCGGCTTCAGCCTCACCGCGCGGATGGTGGTCGGCATCTACGGGGCGCCACCCAACCCGGCCAACCGCAGCGCCCGCCAGGCTTTCGGCAGCTACGGCTACGCCGGGCGGGCCCTGCTCGAGCACGCCGAATCGTACAATGCCCAGCTCTGGAGCGGGGCCTCTTTCAGCTTCAGCAACCGCTTCTTGGGCTACTACTACAGCACCCGCAACCCGGACGGCGAATACGAGCGCCAGATTGATTGGACCACCTCGGCCAGCTTCCGCCAGGTGCTAGGGTCCTTCAGCCTCTCGCTGAGCCTCAACCGCACCGCCCGCGAGGGAGAGAACCCCTTCTCCGGGGTAGACCCTTCCCCCTCCCAGCGGGCCACCCGCCAGACCCGCTTGGGAATCAACCTGAACTATACCCAGGGGCCTTTCAGCCTCTCAGCTTCCACCACGCGGCTGCTCGAGAACAGCCTCAACCCGGGGGTGCTCAACACCAGCCCCTACGATGCGCTAACCCTTACCCTGGGCTACTCCTCGAGCCCGCTGCGCACCACCCTGACCCACACCCGCGACCTCAACGAGGGCAAGAACCTCACCACCTCCGGCTCCCTCCAGTACACCCCGCAACCCTTCAGCTTCGGGGTCAACACCAGCTACAACTGGGACTGGCAGGAGCGGGGGGTGCAGCGCTGGGGGCCGCTGAATTTGAGCGCGGGCTATGCCCTACCAGGCGGTAACGTCTCGCTCTCGCACGCCCGCGACCTGAATACCGGTTGGGGTCAGAACACCACCTTCTCGCTCACCCTGCGCGACAACCTGGACAGCTATACCCTCAGCCAAACCGTCACCGACGCCAACCCCGCGCAAAACACCCCGGCTACCCTCTCCGGCAGCGCCCGGGCCATCTGGGGTGTGCACAGCCTGTCTTTCAGCGATGCGTTCCGCTTCCAGATCCCCGACCCGGCCATCACCGACCCCAGCGAGGACACCGCCAACCTTACCCTGGCCTACAGCAACAGCTTCAGCAACACCAACTTGAGCCTAAATGGGGTGTGGTACTTTCGCGACGGGTATGTCAAGAACCCGCTGCTCAGCTTCAGCCAGATCCTCCGCGACCCCGGTCGTACCCTGACCCTGCGGGGAGTATGGCACTTCCCCGAGCGGGACCAGCCCTACCACTACCTGCAAACGCTCAGCTTCGTCGGGGGCCTCGAGGTCTTCCCGGCCCCGCTCTTGCCCGAAGACCCCCCGGGCCTAGCCATCCAGGGCGGGCTCAACCTCAACCGCACACCCGATAGCGGTAAGTTCGCCCTCGTGGTGAGCGACTTTGGCCCCACCTTCAGCTTCGTGGGCGCCGAGCGCACGCGGCTTTTCCTCAGCGCCTTCTTCAGCGGCAGCGCCAGCGCTTTTCCCGGGGATTCCCTTCTGGGCCTGCTCAAGCCGCGCATCGTGGTTGTTCTGGACCGTTGCTGCTGGGCCATGCGCTTCACCCTCGACGCCCAGAAAAACGCCGCCACCCTCTCCTTCCTCTACGGCGGACAGGCCGCCGACTTCCTCCTCGACCAAAGCGGCTTTCAATTCCCCGGGCTCGGCAACAGGAGTACCCCATGA
- a CDS encoding LptF/LptG family permease — translation MSPLDRYLWREVGAAVLGGLAVIVLAFIGGYLYEVLAPLLQRGADPWVIAQYLAFRVPEALVRGLPIAMLFALLLVLSRMGEESELKAFLAGGISPLRVLFPLLLLAAVLFIGGVLIGESIAPKATQAGQSLLRQAVFQKPRALLVPGSTFTDAYGRILYVGQADEGGIGGVRVITAEEILLSERAHFEGGQLVLGGGRRVTYAGSRPRTVARFGRGTVPLIELAQDAPGGLSALTLAELRSRIQQYRQSGLPYHAELTAYYRKWAEPAAAFAFTIFAVGLSFFLLGGSRNLGMVGVVVLTFFYYATWSVGRIMGESGALPPLLAAWGPGTLYAVAGVVLLGVGRR, via the coding sequence ATGAGTCCGCTGGATCGTTATCTCTGGCGCGAGGTAGGGGCTGCCGTCTTGGGCGGGTTAGCAGTGATCGTGCTGGCGTTCATCGGGGGCTACTTGTATGAGGTGCTGGCCCCGCTGCTGCAACGGGGAGCCGACCCTTGGGTGATAGCCCAGTACCTGGCCTTCCGGGTACCCGAGGCTTTGGTACGCGGCTTGCCCATAGCGATGCTGTTTGCCCTGCTCCTGGTGCTCTCGAGAATGGGCGAGGAATCCGAACTCAAGGCATTTCTGGCCGGTGGAATTTCTCCTTTGCGGGTGCTCTTCCCGCTTTTGCTGTTGGCGGCAGTACTCTTCATCGGCGGGGTGCTGATCGGGGAGAGCATCGCCCCCAAGGCTACCCAGGCGGGGCAGAGCCTGTTGCGCCAGGCGGTGTTTCAAAAGCCTCGAGCGCTGCTGGTTCCTGGCAGCACCTTTACCGATGCCTACGGGCGCATCCTCTACGTGGGCCAAGCCGACGAGGGGGGGATTGGCGGGGTGCGGGTCATCACCGCCGAGGAGATCCTGCTTTCTGAACGCGCCCACTTTGAAGGGGGGCAGTTGGTGCTCGGGGGGGGCCGCCGGGTCACTTACGCCGGGAGCCGCCCCCGCACGGTAGCCCGCTTTGGGAGAGGCACCGTACCCTTGATCGAGCTGGCCCAGGATGCCCCCGGCGGGCTATCCGCCCTGACCCTGGCCGAGCTCAGAAGCCGGATCCAGCAGTACCGGCAAAGCGGGCTCCCCTACCACGCCGAACTCACCGCCTATTACCGCAAGTGGGCCGAGCCCGCCGCTGCTTTTGCCTTCACGATCTTCGCGGTGGGGCTGTCGTTTTTCTTGTTGGGCGGCAGCCGGAACCTGGGTATGGTGGGGGTAGTGGTGCTGACTTTCTTCTACTACGCCACCTGGAGCGTGGGCCGGATCATGGGCGAGTCGGGAGCCCTGCCGCCGCTGCTCGCAGCCTGGGGTCCGGGAACCCTCTACGCCGTAGCCGGGGTTGTGCTGCTGGGGGTAGGGCGCAGGTGA
- a CDS encoding TIGR02710 family CRISPR-associated CARF protein, with amino-acid sequence MREIKQVLIATVGHSRAPVEFSLAEHAPDGVVFIASQDSQVVAAELVREYGANLRHHTFLLDDPESLTESYRVAQQALRKALEWEARSVVADVTGGTKPMVAGVVLALSGRGVTFSYVGGEQRDEAGRVVGGAERLKLLEDPTTRYGVREWGEFVQAWNIGQMDAAGAHLEALLQRELSPSERRFYRHLKGVVEGLVAWDRFQHAAAQKLLREHLEPALAVAEAWGHGGKVRVLQGLKQGLERLQELLNRGNAPSFELLADLLANAERRAAAGRYDDALARLYRALELAAEADVYARHGVVLRRPETYPEALVNLKDRASGLRGLKETLALAFDLDVRGGYTGTLAQRLYGDYAQRLQGLLDRRHQSILAHGIKPVAVEDYRALRDYLVECGLEAAPAWPKW; translated from the coding sequence ATGCGGGAGATAAAACAGGTGCTCATCGCTACAGTAGGCCACAGCCGGGCTCCTGTGGAGTTCAGCCTTGCGGAGCACGCGCCGGATGGGGTGGTTTTTATCGCCAGCCAGGATTCTCAGGTGGTGGCGGCGGAGTTGGTGCGGGAGTATGGCGCCAACCTACGCCACCACACCTTTTTGCTGGACGATCCCGAAAGCCTCACGGAGAGTTACCGCGTAGCTCAGCAGGCCTTGCGCAAGGCGCTGGAGTGGGAAGCCCGCAGCGTGGTGGCCGATGTGACCGGGGGAACCAAGCCCATGGTGGCGGGGGTGGTGCTGGCGCTCTCGGGGCGGGGGGTTACGTTTAGCTACGTGGGCGGCGAGCAGCGCGACGAAGCGGGGAGGGTGGTCGGCGGGGCCGAGCGGCTGAAGCTGCTGGAAGACCCCACCACGCGCTACGGGGTGCGGGAGTGGGGCGAGTTCGTTCAAGCCTGGAACATCGGCCAGATGGATGCGGCCGGGGCCCACCTCGAGGCCCTCCTCCAGCGCGAACTCAGCCCCTCGGAGCGGCGCTTTTACCGGCACTTGAAGGGCGTGGTGGAGGGGCTGGTGGCCTGGGACCGCTTTCAGCACGCCGCCGCGCAAAAGCTGTTGCGAGAGCACCTCGAGCCCGCCCTAGCGGTGGCCGAGGCCTGGGGCCACGGCGGCAAGGTGCGGGTGTTGCAGGGGTTGAAGCAGGGGCTCGAGCGGCTCCAGGAGTTGCTCAACCGGGGTAACGCGCCCAGCTTCGAGCTATTGGCCGACCTGCTGGCCAACGCCGAACGGCGGGCGGCCGCCGGGCGCTACGACGACGCCCTGGCCCGGCTGTACCGGGCGCTGGAGCTGGCCGCCGAGGCCGATGTCTACGCCCGCCACGGGGTAGTGCTGCGGCGGCCCGAGACCTATCCGGAAGCCTTGGTCAACCTAAAAGACCGAGCAAGCGGGTTGCGCGGGCTCAAGGAGACGCTGGCCCTGGCCTTCGACCTGGATGTTCGGGGTGGGTATACCGGTACGCTCGCCCAGCGCCTTTATGGTGATTATGCCCAGCGCCTCCAGGGGTTGCTGGATCGTCGTCACCAGAGCATCCTGGCCCACGGCATCAAGCCCGTAGCCGTAGAGGACTACCGAGCTCTACGAGACTATCTGGTAGAGTGCGGGCTCGAGGCGGCTCCAGCGTGGCCGAAGTGGTGA
- a CDS encoding putative toxin-antitoxin system toxin component, PIN family, which produces MRLVLDTNVLVAGTLTQGPAAKVLDLWIEGRFDLLTSEAQLAELKRILQTKFKAHISPVRRAQLLGAAAQSRDPDPAQTSPPALARPRR; this is translated from the coding sequence ATGAGGCTCGTCCTCGATACAAACGTCCTGGTGGCGGGGACCTTGACCCAAGGCCCCGCCGCTAAGGTGTTGGACCTCTGGATCGAAGGCCGTTTTGACCTGCTCACCTCCGAAGCTCAACTGGCTGAACTCAAACGGATCTTGCAAACTAAGTTCAAAGCCCACATCTCGCCCGTCCGCCGCGCCCAACTGTTGGGCGCGGCTGCGCAAAGCCGCGATCCTGATCCAGCCCAAACATCGCCCCCAGCTCTCGCCCGACCCCGACGATAA
- a CDS encoding type II toxin-antitoxin system VapC family toxin has translation MSANNGDNLVVFDTGALIQLHTQERFNALSAQVYNQASQVGLCYLVLPEIAGATGAMMRDKRISKQQRNQIQNFVINNLKYWLILPVSKRVCDLAFDLCQKHPLKGVDAVHLAAVKTLLLFRPRLTFFTLDKTLYQAAIKEKVPVVAVSEFERGR, from the coding sequence ATGTCCGCGAACAACGGAGATAACCTGGTCGTTTTTGATACCGGAGCCTTGATCCAACTGCATACCCAAGAGCGCTTCAACGCACTGTCAGCGCAGGTGTACAACCAAGCAAGCCAAGTAGGGCTGTGCTACTTGGTGCTGCCAGAAATCGCCGGAGCAACCGGCGCAATGATGCGCGATAAGCGCATTTCGAAGCAACAAAGAAACCAAATACAAAACTTTGTAATAAATAACCTAAAATATTGGCTGATTTTGCCTGTTTCCAAGCGTGTGTGCGATCTGGCCTTTGACCTATGCCAAAAACACCCCCTCAAAGGGGTGGATGCCGTACATCTCGCCGCGGTAAAAACCCTTTTGTTGTTCAGGCCGCGTTTGACATTTTTCACCCTGGACAAAACCCTGTACCAGGCTGCCATAAAAGAAAAAGTTCCGGTTGTAGCAGTCTCGGAGTTCGAACGTGGCCGGTAG